In Sphingobacterium sp. R2, the genomic stretch CAGGAGAAAACATCGGATTCTGCTCTACACCAGGATTGGTTGTTAGTCGTCTCGGATTAGTGCCATTTTTGTCTGCAATCCAAATATCTCCACCATACACAAAAGCGATATTATTAGCGCTTATACTTGGGTTTCGAAGTAATAAGGTTTCTTGCGCTTTTGCTGATAGAAAAGTTGTTCCGACCAAAAATGCTGCAATTAGCTTGAAGTGAGTTCTATTCATAAACATGTTAAGGTTAAAATTTACCACATACAAAACTACGATTTTGCACAGTGGACCTAGTTAGTATATCAACAAAGTTGCATAAAAAAATGATTAAAAAAAAAAGCCCTGCTAAAAATAGCAGGGCTTTTCTTTATGAAAGATTAAAAACCGTACTCTTGTTCGATTTCCAATACAATACCTTCGTCAACTAAAACACGTCCACAATGTTCGCAAATAATAATTTTTTTGCGCTGGCGGATTTCCGACTGCATTTGAGCAGGAATTTTATTGTGGCATCCTGAACAGCTATCGCGATCAATTGAAACCACAGCAAGTCCATTCTTGAATGAATTACGAAGACGATAATATACTTTGTTCAACCGATCTTCTATATTAGCCTCAGCTTCAGTAGCTTTTGCCAATAATCCATCTTCTTCCTTTTGAGTTTCAGAAGTAATGGTTTCCAATTCTTTCTTTTTTCCCTCAAGCTCGTTTTTGCTATACTCAAGATTACCTACAGTAGTATCGTAGTTTTCTGTCTTGTTGCGAATCTCGAATTCTGCTTCTTTAATTCTCTTTTCACAAACCTGAATCTCAAGACCTTGGATTTCAATCTCTTTTGAAATAGCGTCATACTCACGATTATTCTTTACCTCATTTAACTGCGACTCATATTTCTTGATAGCAGCTTGGGCATCCTTAATCATGTTTTTACGCTTAACGATCGAATCTTCTAAATCGTCTAAGTCTATTCTGATCTTCTCAATACGAGTTTCTAAACCAGCAATCTCATCTTCAAGATCTGCAACTTCCATAGGTAACTCACCACGAACCTGGCGAATTTTATCTATTTTAGTATGAATGGCTTGCAAAAGCCATAATGCTTTCAATTTTTGTTCTACGGTTTGTTCCATCAACTGTAGTATTTTATAGGGTTTGTATCTATTTCTGTTGTTAAGGTTGCAAAGTTAGGAAATTTTTTCGTAATAATGTCGTACAATAATTCTTGCGTAAATTGTTCGCTCTCAAAATGTCCTGTATCAGCAATGACGATTTCACCTTCTGCATCAAAGAATTCATGATATTTGTAATCGGCCGTCACAAAAAAATCAGCGCCCGAACGTTTGGCAGCCCCGAGTAAAAATCCACCTGAGCCACCACAGACAGCTACTCGTCCAACCTTTTTACCCAATAGCGCTGTATGACGAATAACTTGAAGTCCAAGTTTTTCCTTAAGATAAGCTAAAAAATCGAGTTCATCCATTGGTTCTGGTAAATTTCCGATCATACCAGCCCCAATTTCACTGGCATTATTCGCAATATCAATCAGATCGTAGGCTACTTCCTCATAGGGATGGGCGTCATAAAGCGCCAAAAGCAACTTTCTCTCGATGCTTTTCAGATAAATCACTTCTATCCGGGTTTCTTCAACACGCTCTTGGATGCCAACTTCTCCAATCGCAGGGTCTGCACCAGCCAACGGTCTAAAACTACCATAACCTGCCGTATTAAAGCTACATTGATCGTAATACTTTCCGACTTTTCCGGCTCCTGCATCGAATAAGGCCTGACGAACATCTTCAACGTGGCTTCTCGGAACAAAGACAACCATTTTCCGTAAAATATTTGTTTTAGATTCCAAAATCGCCTGATTCTTCAAACCTAGTTTAGTCGCAATTTTTGTATTCACGCCGCCCGTAACATTATCCAGGTTTGTATGAATCGCATACAAGGCTATTTTATGTTCGATTGCCTTAATAACCGTACGTTCCACATAATTTTTTCCGTTGAATTTCTTCAGTCCTTTAAATACAATAGGATGGTGGGAAATAATTAAATTACAGCCTTTATCAATAGCTTCTTGTACAACAGCCTCCGTACAGTCCAATGAAATGAGCACTTTTGTAACCTCCTTATACGCGTCTCCCACAATAAGTCCAGCATTATCATAAGATTCCTGTAAATCTAAAGGAGCAAGCCGCTCCAAATAGTCAATGACATCTTTAATTCTCATGGTCTACAATTACCTCCTTTTCTCTAAATTTATTATGCTCTTCTAAAATTCTTTTGTTGGCATTAATTTCAAACCAATAATTAGCTAGTGTCACAAAATGCATGACGATTAAGACGCCCGAAATAGATAATGGCAATGGAATATTTGTTGCTAAATAAATCCAGGCATATAATGATCCCTTTCTAAAGGTAGGATTCTCCTCAACGGCAATTTTTCGGTCATAGAATTCATTGATCAACGAATCACGCAAGCGTGTAGCGACCTGAAAATTCCAATAAATATTTACCAAAGGGATTGCGACCAACCAAGATTGATTAGGGGTCATTAATCGATTTTCACTAACGACTAATTTTAACGTTTTCCGGATCGTATTTGCAAACAATAGCCACACAATAATACGTATAGCTACAATAGCCATGGCTGTATAAATTACCTCCGGCTTACTTAATTCTTTTATTAGTTCCTCTTGCGTCATTGAAATTTCTATTGCTTATTTATTTTCACGTTCTAACAAATCTACTAATTCTTTCAGCTTCTTTATTTGCGGATTGTGATCACCAACAAATTCGATCGTTTTAAAACCAAGATTTCTTGCCTCTTTGTAAAAAGGATAAAAATCATCCTTCTCCAATGCTGTGCCATCTTCATACGTTAAGATGTAGGTCGTTGGAATTTTATTTCGTTTCGGATTTATCAAATGAATCTTATCTGTAACTGTTTTTAAAGGGTGGGGTACATCTCTTGGAAACTTATTATCATCTTTTACCCAAAAGGGAAGAATGTAGCCATCCTTTTCAAATTTCAAGAGTCCATTATCCGTATCCGGTTTCCGCATCAAATCCATTACTGATTGTTGGTCTTTAGGAAGGATAGCATCCAAATAAACCATTTTTCTGATTCGATCCGGAAGGCTGTCTGCTACTGCCGTTATAACCATACCACCATAACTATGTCCAACCAATATGATATCATGAAGGTCCTCAAACAAAATTGTATTCACAACATCGTTCACATGCGTCTGCAATCTAATAGCAGTATCTGCTAAATGATAACGTTCACCTAAGCCAGTTAGCGTGGGACGATAAATTTTGTTTCCTTTTTTCTCTAATTCGATGGCCGTATTTTTAAACTGCCACGCACCGCCCCATGCGCCATGAACTATTACATAGGTAGGAGACTGTGCATAAAGACTTTTACCTAAAAAACATAATGAAAAACAAAACATTAAATACAATAATCTACAGTAATTCATAACGTTATATTTTTGAGTAATTTATATCAATTTATCTTTGTTTTACAGCGAATCATTCTATTCATCCTATCCTCAAATAAAATTGAAAGATAAAATATAAAATGTAAGTACTCACTCATAATGTGCAAATAACCTAAAACCTATTTCTAGCAATTTTATAGCGCTTATTATATAGTACCCTATAAGTAGGGTAGGGGAGAACCATCAAACATACAAAAGAAATATAGTAGGCCTCTTGTGAAAATCATCCTTTCGTTTTCGCCACTCAGCTATTGTGAGGCTTTGAATCAATTCATCTGGAGCTGTCACATTCGATGCTACACAAAGTAAGGTGGAAGGCTTACAGGTTTTCAGCAGATCTGCTAAAAGCTGATTATTTCTAAAAGGAGTTTCAATAAAAATCTGCGTTTGTTTATCACGCCCTGACTGCAGCTCGAGACTTTTAATTTCTCTGGCTCGTTCTATTTTATCAATCGGCAGATAACCATGAAAAGCAAATTTCTGACCACTGAAACCCGAAGCCATCAGAGCCAGCAGAATAGAACTAGGTCCAACAAGCGGAACAACTTTAATCCCTAGCTGATGCGCACGCGCAACAATCGAAGCACCAGGATCGGCGACACCGGGGCATCCTGCTTCCGACATCAGACCAACATTCTTACCCTGTGACAGACCTTCAAAAAAATCATTGATATTTCCTTTATCGCGCGCATGTTTTCCATAATCATGAATTTTAAGTTCGCTTTGCGGAATTTTTAAACCGGCAAGTTTTAGAAATTTACGTGCCGTTTTTTCATTCTCCACAATATACTCGTCCAATGAATTTATCGTTTCCACCAAATAAGGAGTAAACGACTGGAAAGCTGCATCATCACTCAATGGAACAGGAATTAAATATAATATGCCATTTGCCATAATACAAACGTACTAATTAAGCTCCATTTGACTATACTAATTTTAAACTTAGCATTATTTAACCTTTTAAAATGATTATAATTTCGAATTTTAAACTCATTATTAGTATTTTAGCATACATATTTAGTACAACAATAAACATCATTCAAATGATCACACAAATTACAGAAGGCGTAAAAATCTCGGTTGAAACCATCTATCAATCGGAGTATTCAAATCCGGACCGTGAGCATTTTATGTTTGCTTATCATATTAGCATAGAAAATCTGAGCGATTACACGGTTCAATTGATAAGCCGCTATTGGAAAATTTTTGATGCGAAAGGAGATTATAGAGAAGTATCGGGAGATGGTGTAGTGGGCGAACAACCCATTATTGAACCTGGACAGACCCATCAATATACTTCGGGTTGCAATCTCAATAGCGAATTCGGATTTATGGAAGGATATTATAATATGATCCGGACACTAGACAACAGCAGCTTTCAAGTTGAAATACCTCGTTTCAATCTGATCGCAGATTACGCGTTGAATTAATTTTATCAAGGCAGTATCATTATTGCCAATTAATCATACAACGAAGCTTTTTTCGCATCGAATAAGAAACTATTTCTTTATTTTTGCGAGCGTTCCAAATTATTGGTTATACGGACACCATTTGAATTAGTCATTTGTTAAATGGTATGTGCTAAACCTCGTTCAGAACGCCACCCGATAGTTTAAAATTAGTCAGCAATCAAAAAGATTATTGATTTGATATATAAATAACTGATAATCAAATATATAGTAAAATATTGATTATCAACACCATGCATACTACCGAGAGCAGAAATCTCTTGGAAGTATCTTGCTGTGTAAATTGACTGAATATATTTTAGGGTGATATAACGTGAGTATTTTAGCGACAGAACAAGTAAGCCATTCCTTCCATGATCGATGGCTTTTTAAAGATTTACATTTCGGCCTTCAAAAAGGGGATCGAGTAGCCTTGGTTGGAATAAACGGAACAGGTAAGTCAACATTACTTTCCATTTTAGCCGAACGGATCTTACCAACTTCAGGAAAAGTTGTGAAAGAAAAAGGCATAAAAATTGGTTTCTTAGAACAGGATCCTGATTTCACAGGATTAAAATCAATCAACGATTTTATTTATAGTACAGACAACGATCAACAACGTCTTATCCGTGAGTACGAGGAGCTGTTATTGGAAACCGATATCGATCAGAAAAAATTAGAAGATCTTACAGAAAAAATAAGTTCATTGAATGCCTGGGAGTATGAACATAGTATTAAGACGATTCTTAATCGTTTAAACATTATGGATTTCCATCAGGATATTAAAAGTCTTTCAGGAGGTCAACGAAAACGCCTGGCACTTGCCAAACTTCTAATAGACGAACCTGATATATATATATTAGATGAGCCTACCAACCATTTGGATATTGAAACCATTGAATGGTTGGAAAAGCTATTGACAACAGGAAATAAAACCGTTCTTCTGGTCACTCACGATCGTTACTTTTTAGATAACATCTGTACGGAAATCCGCGAGCTGGATAGGGGCAACCTTTACAATTATAAAGGAAACTATTCGTATTTTCTAGAGAAAAAATCGGAAAGAGAAGCGATTGATGCAGTGATGGTAGAGAAGAGCAGAAATCTTCTTCGCCGCGAACTGGAATGGATGCGACGTCAGCCCCAAGCGCGCGGTACCAAATCCAAGTCGCGTATCGATGCATACTATGAATTAGAAGAAAAATCGAAAGCAATAAAAGGAAACGATTCCGTGCAACTCAGTGTGAAGGTAAGTAGACAGGGATCTAAAATATTAGAAGTGGATAACGTTTCGAAAAGTTATGGCGCAAAAGATATCATACAGGATTTTTCCTACATATTTAAAAAAGGAGATCGTATCGGTCTAGCTGGCAAAAACGGAACTGGAAAATCTACCTTTCTAAACTTAATCACCGGAGAAGAAAAGCCTGCTACAGGAGTGATCGCTGTTGGAGAGACAACTGTATATGGTTACTACAAACAAGGTGGATTGGAAGTGAATGAAAACGACCGTGTACTAGATGTTGTTAAGAATGTCGCAGATTATATTGAGATGGCAAATGGAGAGGTAATCACGGCTTCCCAGCTATTGACACATTTCTTATTTCCTCCTGAAAAACAATTTGGATTTGTAAATAAACTAAGCGGAGGAGAAAGAAAACGTCTTCAGCTTATGCGGGTATTAATGAAGAACCCAAACTTCCTTATACTTGATGAGCCTTCAAACGATTTAGATATCGACACGTTAAATGTACTGGAAGATTTTCTTGATAACTATAAGGGAGTACTTATCTTGGTATCCCACGATAGATATTTATTAGATAAATTAACGGACCAACTTTTTATTTTCGAGGGAAAAGGAAAAGTACAAATCTATAATGGAAATTATGCTGATTTTAAACTGGAGCAAGACGAAGTTCAGAAGTTGGAAAAAGAAAGGCAG encodes the following:
- a CDS encoding ABC-F family ATP-binding cassette domain-containing protein, with protein sequence MSILATEQVSHSFHDRWLFKDLHFGLQKGDRVALVGINGTGKSTLLSILAERILPTSGKVVKEKGIKIGFLEQDPDFTGLKSINDFIYSTDNDQQRLIREYEELLLETDIDQKKLEDLTEKISSLNAWEYEHSIKTILNRLNIMDFHQDIKSLSGGQRKRLALAKLLIDEPDIYILDEPTNHLDIETIEWLEKLLTTGNKTVLLVTHDRYFLDNICTEIRELDRGNLYNYKGNYSYFLEKKSEREAIDAVMVEKSRNLLRRELEWMRRQPQARGTKSKSRIDAYYELEEKSKAIKGNDSVQLSVKVSRQGSKILEVDNVSKSYGAKDIIQDFSYIFKKGDRIGLAGKNGTGKSTFLNLITGEEKPATGVIAVGETTVYGYYKQGGLEVNENDRVLDVVKNVADYIEMANGEVITASQLLTHFLFPPEKQFGFVNKLSGGERKRLQLMRVLMKNPNFLILDEPSNDLDIDTLNVLEDFLDNYKGVLILVSHDRYLLDKLTDQLFIFEGKGKVQIYNGNYADFKLEQDEVQKLEKERQRKSIQEQIKPVAKEGKKKLSYKEQLEYTKLEEEIEKLEQNIKLKTEELNQLTDHLKLSSIAEEIQSIQKEIDEKSERWLYLADFM
- a CDS encoding alpha/beta fold hydrolase — its product is MNYCRLLYLMFCFSLCFLGKSLYAQSPTYVIVHGAWGGAWQFKNTAIELEKKGNKIYRPTLTGLGERYHLADTAIRLQTHVNDVVNTILFEDLHDIILVGHSYGGMVITAVADSLPDRIRKMVYLDAILPKDQQSVMDLMRKPDTDNGLLKFEKDGYILPFWVKDDNKFPRDVPHPLKTVTDKIHLINPKRNKIPTTYILTYEDGTALEKDDFYPFYKEARNLGFKTIEFVGDHNPQIKKLKELVDLLERENK
- a CDS encoding C4-type zinc ribbon domain-containing protein, whose amino-acid sequence is MEQTVEQKLKALWLLQAIHTKIDKIRQVRGELPMEVADLEDEIAGLETRIEKIRIDLDDLEDSIVKRKNMIKDAQAAIKKYESQLNEVKNNREYDAISKEIEIQGLEIQVCEKRIKEAEFEIRNKTENYDTTVGNLEYSKNELEGKKKELETITSETQKEEDGLLAKATEAEANIEDRLNKVYYRLRNSFKNGLAVVSIDRDSCSGCHNKIPAQMQSEIRQRKKIIICEHCGRVLVDEGIVLEIEQEYGF
- a CDS encoding SAM-dependent methyltransferase codes for the protein MANGILYLIPVPLSDDAAFQSFTPYLVETINSLDEYIVENEKTARKFLKLAGLKIPQSELKIHDYGKHARDKGNINDFFEGLSQGKNVGLMSEAGCPGVADPGASIVARAHQLGIKVVPLVGPSSILLALMASGFSGQKFAFHGYLPIDKIERAREIKSLELQSGRDKQTQIFIETPFRNNQLLADLLKTCKPSTLLCVASNVTAPDELIQSLTIAEWRKRKDDFHKRPTIFLLYV
- the apaG gene encoding Co2+/Mg2+ efflux protein ApaG — translated: MITQITEGVKISVETIYQSEYSNPDREHFMFAYHISIENLSDYTVQLISRYWKIFDAKGDYREVSGDGVVGEQPIIEPGQTHQYTSGCNLNSEFGFMEGYYNMIRTLDNSSFQVEIPRFNLIADYALN
- a CDS encoding Nif3-like dinuclear metal center hexameric protein is translated as MRIKDVIDYLERLAPLDLQESYDNAGLIVGDAYKEVTKVLISLDCTEAVVQEAIDKGCNLIISHHPIVFKGLKKFNGKNYVERTVIKAIEHKIALYAIHTNLDNVTGGVNTKIATKLGLKNQAILESKTNILRKMVVFVPRSHVEDVRQALFDAGAGKVGKYYDQCSFNTAGYGSFRPLAGADPAIGEVGIQERVEETRIEVIYLKSIERKLLLALYDAHPYEEVAYDLIDIANNASEIGAGMIGNLPEPMDELDFLAYLKEKLGLQVIRHTALLGKKVGRVAVCGGSGGFLLGAAKRSGADFFVTADYKYHEFFDAEGEIVIADTGHFESEQFTQELLYDIITKKFPNFATLTTEIDTNPIKYYS